The Brachyhypopomus gauderio isolate BG-103 chromosome 1, BGAUD_0.2, whole genome shotgun sequence genome includes the window aagaaggaacaggaggagcactgccagagccctgcaaaatgacttccagcaggccacaaatgtgcatgtgtctgcacaaacggttagaaaccgactccatgaggatggtatgagggcccgacgtccacagatgggggttgtgctcacagcccaacaccatgcaggacgcttggcatttgccagagaacaccaggattggcaaattcgccactagcgccttgtgctcttcacagatgaaagcaggttcacactgagcaggttcacaatgtgacagacgtgacagagtctggagacgccgtggagagcgatctgctgcctgcaacatccttcagcatgaccggtttggcagtgggtcagtaatggtgtggggtggcatttctttggagggccgcacagccctccatgtgctcaccagaggtagcctgactgccattaggtaccgagatgagatcctcagaccccttgtgagacaaTATGCTGGTCCggtgggccctgggttcctcctaatgcaggacaatgctagacctcatgtggctggagtgtgtcagcagttcctgcaagatgaaggcattgaagctatggactggcccgcccgttccccagacctgaatctgattgagcacatctgggacatcatgtctcgctccatccaccaacatcacgttgcaccacagactgtccaggagttggcggatgctttagtccaggtctgggaggagatccctcaggagaccatccgccacctcatcaggagcatgcccaggcgttgtagggaggtcatacaggcacgtggaggccacacacaatactgagcctcattttgacttgttttaaggacattacatcaaagttggatcagcctgtagtgtgtttttccactttaattgtgtgtgtggctccaaatccaggcctccattggttaataaatttgatttccattgatgatttttgtgtgattttgttgtcagcacattcaactttgtacagaacaaagtattctatgagaatatttcattcattcagatctaggatgtgttagtTGAGTGttccctgttttttttttagcagtgtatatatatactatagtacagggatgggcaactggcggccctcactcagtgcggcccgcaaatagatcaataataatttaataattaaaaggaaaaaaaaccgaCAGAGCAGgactagtttagtcctgtgtacttgtatctctgtgtttcgcccgttgtcggttatttgtggtttgttcagttttgtggattatctctgtcatcgctgttctggtattttccgtctccaTTGTGTTtttccgttgtgaatggctctcctgttacgactcctgcctgtcctgttgaccattTGGACGGCTCCCCCGTTTTGaccctgtacaaacgacttcgcctacggaattccccttattagatctcgctcttctcagcgtttgtgtccgcctcctcgctccgcagcgcgctacgtgttacagttctttgatatgaaggagttcaaattcctttttgcacttttttattaagcaaatgttttgtctttgttgtttattaaggacatgttaatgcatttatatgcagaaaatagatgtatgttggtgcaataaacatacagatctgaattcatttaaaatgtgttcttatggagaataatttgtagtctttcatatccaattatttgaagtgcgtggtcatgtggccctccaataatagtgctgaaaattttttggccctctttatcatggaagttgcccatccctgctaTAGTACTATGTATATATGAACTACTATAAATATATCAGCCATTATCCCAGTTTGAGGTATCCTACGGCCTCGTGTTCCGTTACCATGGGAACCAGTTGCCTTCACCTTTCACTTCTGTTGCAGCTCCTCCTTGATCTTCTCACGTTCCTTCTTCCTGATGTTGCTGTCGTGTCATTTCATGAATTGCCACATCCATCACCACAGCCCTCTTTTGCTGCTTGTCCATCACTACTATGTCCGGTTGGTTGGCTGTTACAATTTTGTCAGTTTGTATCTGGAAATCCCCGCAGGGTCTTAGCTCAGTCATTCGCCACCAACTTTGGGGGTGTATCCcactctgacctttgacctactGGCATAGACGTTTCTGTATACTATGCCAGCCAAGTGGTTAAGGTGTTTCATGTACGCTCTGCTAGCAAACATCTTACACCCCAATGTTATGTGCTGGATTGTCTCAGGGGCATCTTTGCCCAGCCTGCCTCTGGGGTCCTGTCTGGTGTGGTAGATCCCAGCCTCTGTAGATCTTCTATTAAGAGCTTGTACCtctgctgccatgattagtgcctCTGTGCTCTTTCAATCCAACCTTTTCCATCCATTGGTAGGATTTCTCCATATCAGCCACTTCCACTGTTTGCTGATGGTACACACACTGTGCAGGGCGTTATCCTCCCATGATGGTTTCTGTTCCTCCTCACTCCCATCCACTTCAGTTTCCTGCTGTCTGAGGTGCTCACTAAGCACTTAATCACTCGGAGCCATCTTTCTGGTGTACTCCTCAATCttccatgtttcatcctggatatCACCACTCCCGCTCACTAATCTACAGTCCGTCCCCTTCCTCCTAGTGTTTAGTCTCAGAGTGCTGGATTTGGGATAAAGCCCTCCGTGCATTGTGAGGGGGTTCCTTGTCTTGATGTCAGTGGCTTCTATTTCCCCCGTTGGAAGGCTTATTATGTCCACAGGGTGTCTGATGACTCGCAGAGTGTAGCTCTCAGATCTTGTTCTTGCCATCCAGGTGACTTCTCAAGACCTCACTTTTTGTAGCTATTAGGCTGTAGCCGCTTTCCTTGTGGCCTCTTCTTGATTCTCATTTACCTGTGTATGACTCCAAAGCTCACGTGCATGCGTTCAACGTCATGTTATCTTCTGGTCAAACAATCTCCTCAGTCGTAATTACCTTCCCACTCCTTGTGACCATCAGACCACACTTATCCAGTCCAAATGATGTTTCAATGTCATTGCTCTATATCCTGGTGAATCGATGTCTCGTTCACTTCTGACATTGATCTTGATCAGCTTGATGCCATTCATGTAGACAATATGTCTGATGTTTGCCCCATTCATGTAGACAACATGTCTGATGTTTGCTCCATTCATGTAGACAATATGTCTGATGTTTGCCCCATTCATGTAGACAATGTGTCTGATGTTTGCCCCATTTTCTACTTCATACTCTTCATTGAGACCCTTTCTTGGACATCATCTAGGTCGATGGTTACTGGATTCTGTTGAGAGAGTTCAGTCTCTAGCTTTGGTGGGTGTGTTCTCGTGCTGTTAATCTGTTCTGATGGCTCATGGGGGGACATTCTGTTTATTCTCCTGGCTTCTGCTCCTCTTATGAATTTGTTCAGGCAGCCTGAGCTGATAGTCTTTGCTTGGCCATCTCCAAGGTCTCCAAGATCTCAGGTATGGACAGCCTGGAGTTCTTCTCAGGTACCTTTATGACCTTCATCATGCCTGACCGTAGTTCTGATAGCAGGCTTACGTCTCTCCATGTTCTCTATGACTTCCAAACTCATTCTCCAGCCTTTATTCcagcatatatatgtgtgtgtgtgtgtgtgtgtgtgtgtgtgtgtgtgtgtgtgtgtgtgtgtgtgtgtgtgtgtgtgtgtgtgtgtgtgtgtgtgtctatgctaTTGACCACTTACTTGACATATATCTATTTACGTGACACTGTGTAAAATAATATACAATATGAAGCACTGTTGATTACTGTCTAATATGCTTATTCTTGTTCTGATATGTATTTTATGCAtaaattcttaaaaaaaaaactttggcACTGTGACCACTGCTTTGAAGTCTTGAATGCAGTGTttcattataaaataaaatgtcaaaagGCATCAGAAATGGAACTGTTTTCTGTTTCCATATTTCTGGTTACTTCAACTGATTATCATAACAAGGCTGGCCAGGGATGCATCTTTTGTTTGATTTCTTAAAATTAGAGAACACATTTATTATGAATCATTTCGAAAACATGTATTCGATGAAAATAATTTAGTGAGCAGCTGTTGTACTTGACAAAAAAGCTTTGgtaaatacaatacaaaaaaaGCATGTGTAACAACTAATAAACTAATGAGGTTGCCATAGGTCTTTCACTGCTATTTTGTATTTGCAGTACATAGCAACAATACTGCTAAAGTACTCTGGTTTATTGAGTCAGGAAAATGCTGAGATGAACTAAATGACTAAATGACCCCAAACAAACAGTTTCATGCTATTGCCAAATGACTCATGCATAAAAACAGGATTCTTAAAGGCCGTTCACACAGACCAAAGGTAAAATGGTTTATATGTATATAGGATGATTTCCCTTTtcctaatttatttatttatttattttacaaaagGTATAACCATTGTCTGACCTGAGGGATTCATTGTAAATTCACATGTAATTGTAGTAAAAGAACTAAACCTCTTTATGGGCCTCTGTGCTGTGTTGCTTGGTCAGGAGTTTACAAAACAGGAGTGACGTATTCTTTGGTCCTGGTCAGGTATAAATACAAGAGTTAAACCAGGGAGGATGTAGTTCATCAGTTAGAAACAGCTCTGACAAACCAAACCAGACAACCAGTCAACATGACTATGGGCAAGGTAGGTACTTAAAATGAAGCATTTTCTAATATACCTTCATGATTTGAAATTATCATTGAAATGTTGCTGTTTGTACCTACAGAAATCTAGTGACCTCATTGTCCTTTTAATTGCTTCTACCCAAACAGGTGATCTTCTACGAGGACAGGAACTTCATGGGTCGCTCCTACGAGTGCACCGGTGATTGTTCTGACATGAACTCTTACATGAGCCGCTGCCACTCCTGCAGGGTGGAGAGCGGCTGCTGGATGGTGTACGACCGCCCCAACTACATGGGAAACAGCTACTTCATGAAGAGGGGGGAGTACGCCGACTACATGAACATGTGGGGATGGGGGACGGGTAACTACATCAGGTCTTGCCGCATGATCCCTCGGGTACAGTATCAACTCTGATATATAGTTTTGGAAATTAACTATATGTGCTCCAGAAGGATTTCTCCAAAGCAACACGGTTTGTTTTCTTCCCAAACAGTACAGAGGATCCCACAGAATGAGGATCTATGACAGGGAGAACTTCATGGGTCAGATGATGGAGATGACAGATGACTGTGATTCCTTCATGGATCGCTACCACTGGTCCGACGGCTGCCACTCCTGTCACGTGATGGACGGCCACTGGCTCATGTACGAACATCCCAACTACAGAGGCAGGATGTGGTACTTCGGTCCTGGAGAGTACAGGAACTTCAGGAACTGGGGCGGCATGAGGTTCATGAGCATGAGGCGGATCATGGATTCCTGGTATTAAAGTCAACCTGTCCTAAATGGAAATAAAGTCATTTTGGTAAAATCCAGAAATGTCAGTGGTTTCTCATTTTCCCACCCAAGATCATGTTCTCTTTTTTATCATTAAATGAATTGCAGAAAATACTTTGTTATAATTTTCTAAAGTGAACTAGATACAGAGGTGGGCACTTATGTGAGCAACTCAAGTTGAAATTGCACTTGCCTACAAAAAGACTTCCTAATGACTCTCAACTCGACTCGGACTTGTCCAAAATACAGTaaagaaaataagtatttgaacaccctgcgactttgcaagttctcacAAAATCATGGAGgtgtctgaaattttcatcttaggtgcatgtccactgtgagagacataatctaaaaaaatcacagtgtatgattttttaaataatttatttgtgttactgctgcaaataagtatttgaacacctgccaatcagcaaaaattctggccctcaaagacctgttagtccacctctaaaaagtccacctccactccacttattattctaaattagaagcacctgtttgaggtcgttagctgcataaagacaACTGTCCACCCCACAAGCTTGATTTGGATATCGCGTCATCGAGTTTCTCTTTGTCTGAAAAATCCCCTCCCCCAAAATAAATGTTGTCTGTGTTAAATGCTGTCATCTGAGTCATTGTCTCTCAGTTTTAACCTGAAGCCAGAACAATAACTATAACAAATTGGGCTGTGGAAGTTGACCATATTAGTTATATTAGTTATATAAGTGGACTTTAGTTATATTTAGTTTATATCAATTGGATCAATTTAATACTATCTAAACTTCTGCCATTTCATAGGTAATTTTATGTGACTGATTACTTATCAAATTACACAATACACGAAAAAATACATTACACAGAGAAGGGTGACTGACTGTAATGCTATCATTCTCACAGAGATGTGGCTTAACTGTTCCAGACAACGCCATCCAGGTGGAAGGGTATACCACATTTTGCGCGGACAGAAGTCTTGCGCTCTGCGGTAAATCTCAGGGAGGTGGCGTATGTATTTTCATCAACTGGTGTACAAGTGCAGAAATATTCTCAAGCCACTGCTCTAAGAATTTTGAATCTTTAACACTTAAATGCCGATCATTCTACATGCCAAGAGAATTCGCAGCTATTAACATCACGGCTGTGTATATTCCACCCTGTGCGAACATATGGGACGCTCTGTCCATCTTGTATCAGTCTGTTAGCTCGACGCAGAACTCTAACCCGAACTCTGTCTGCATAATTGCTGGAGATGTCAACCAGGCCAAATTGACATCAGTACTTCCACATTACTACAAATATGTGAACTTTTCGACCAGGGGAGAGAACACTCTTGACCAGGTCTACACCAACATCAAGGAGGCATTCAGAGCtgttccccacccccacctaggGAACTCAGACCATCTCTCTGTCATGCTAATTCCAAATTACAGACTACAATTCACCAGGAATAAGCCATCTCTGAAGCAGATCAGAGTATGGCCAGAGGACGCTTCCTCAGCTCTTCAAGATTGTTTTGAATATACAGACTGGTCTGTTTTTAGAGAGGCTGCAACTACCAACCGGCATACCAATTTAACAGAATATACAGAGTGTGTGACTGGATACATATCCAAATGCATAGAGGATGTGACTGTCATAAAAAACATCACCACAAGAGCCAACAACAAACCCTGGTTTACTAGGGAGGTACGTGAGCTTGTGAAGGCACGGATCGCTGTGCTCAAGTCCGGGGATAAAGATGTTCTTCTATCTGCCAGGGCCAAACTGAACCGGGCCGTGAGATCAGCCAAGTATGTCTATGGACAAAAAATCCAAGTACAAATCGCAGACACAAAGAACCCTAGGCACCTGTGGCACGGTATCCAGTCAGTCTCCAACTTTAGATCCACACAGCCACTGTGTGAAGACAACTTGGACTtcctcaacacactcaacaccttcTTCAGCCAGTTTGAGGATAGCAACACCACAATACCAACAAAAACCCCTGCAAGGACAGTGAAACACTTTacctggagaggagaggaggtacaTAAATTTCTCAACTGATATGACATCAATAATCTGCAACTCATTGTCAGCTAAACCAAAGAAATAACGATAGACTTCAGAAAGAATCTCCTGCAGCACACCCCACTCAGCATTAACGGCAGCGCTGTGGAATCTGTAAAAAGTTATTGGGAGTGAATATCACAGATGGCTTGACCTggtccaccaacaccacctccctaGTCAAGAAGGCACAACAACACCTTCACTTTCTACACCAGTTGAGGACAGCTAAACTCCCAACTTCTGTCCTCATCACTTTTAACAGGGGTGCTATTGAGAGTATCTTTACCAGTAACCTGTCAGTCTGGTATGGAAACTGCCCTGTCTCTGATCAGAAGGCTCTACATAGAGTGAGAAGATCACCATATTGGCCCAGTCTTCCATCCAGGACCTTTACCTTTCCTGCAGCATCAAGAGAGCCATCAGTATCAGCAAACATCCCACCCATCCTGCACACAAACGGTTCAACTTCTTACCATCAGGAAAACACTACCGCAGTATGTGATGCAAGACTTCCAGACTCAGCAAAAGCTTCTTTCCACAGGTCATCAGACTACTTAACACACTCAAGACATAGTCCTTGAACAGTAAGAACTCTCACCCAAGACCACTGAATATTAAATGAATGTTtacgtgtgtgcatatgtgtgtatgcctacgtgcatgagtgtgtgtgtgtgaacttgcatgtgcgtgtgtgctctgtgtgagcatgtgcataagtgtatgtgtatatacaagtgtatgtatatacatactgtatatacagtatatatgtgtgtgtgtatgtatacacatGATACATATGTGTGCACTTGTATTGTGTATGTATAGATGCTGTGTTTATGTCCTTGTGTATTACTGCACTGAGTTTGGGGATACACAATTTCGATCTTCTGTGTAATCAACATTGCAAGGTCAGATTGACAAAAGATGGAAGTAAAATTGACAGTAGC containing:
- the LOC143522762 gene encoding gamma-crystallin M2-like isoform X1; the protein is MTMGKVIFYEDRNFMGRSYECTGDCSDMNSYMSRCHSCRVESGCWMVYDRPNYMGNSYFMKRGEYADYMNMWGWGTGNYIRSCRMIPRYRGSHRMRIYDRENFMGQMMEMTDDCDSFMDRYHWSDGCHSCHVMDGHWLMYEHPNYRGRMWYFGPGEYRNFRNWGGMRFMSMRRIMDSWY
- the LOC143522762 gene encoding gamma-crystallin M2-like isoform X2 produces the protein MGRSYECTGDCSDMNSYMSRCHSCRVESGCWMVYDRPNYMGNSYFMKRGEYADYMNMWGWGTGNYIRSCRMIPRYRGSHRMRIYDRENFMGQMMEMTDDCDSFMDRYHWSDGCHSCHVMDGHWLMYEHPNYRGRMWYFGPGEYRNFRNWGGMRFMSMRRIMDSWY